A genome region from Psychrobacter jeotgali includes the following:
- a CDS encoding anthranilate synthase component II produces MILMIDNYDSFTYNIVQYFGELQQDITVWRNDQVTIEQIKTLAPEVIVIGPGPCDPDRAGISLEVIDTFKGVIPILGICLGHQAIGQAFGGHVIKAGAVMHGRLSAVYHNNKGVFAELANPSQFTRYHSLVVDKERLPDCLEVTAWTQNADGSMEEIMGFRHKDFAIEGVQFHPESILSEAGYQLLNNFLQIHNLAVLSSDELPKVG; encoded by the coding sequence ATGATTCTAATGATCGATAATTACGACAGCTTTACGTACAATATTGTACAGTACTTCGGTGAACTACAGCAGGACATCACCGTCTGGCGTAATGATCAGGTCACTATTGAACAAATTAAAACTTTGGCGCCCGAGGTGATAGTTATTGGCCCTGGGCCTTGTGACCCAGATCGTGCTGGTATCTCCTTGGAAGTCATTGATACTTTTAAAGGAGTCATTCCGATCCTAGGTATTTGCCTTGGACATCAAGCTATTGGGCAAGCCTTTGGTGGTCACGTTATCAAAGCAGGCGCAGTTATGCATGGTCGTTTATCGGCGGTTTATCACAATAATAAAGGGGTATTTGCTGAGCTTGCTAATCCCTCACAGTTTACGCGTTATCACTCATTAGTCGTCGATAAAGAGCGCTTACCTGACTGCCTTGAGGTGACTGCTTGGACACAGAACGCAGACGGTAGTATGGAAGAGATTATGGGCTTTCGGCATAAGGACTTCGCTATTGAAGGCGTACAGTTCCACCCTGAATCTATTTTAAGTGAAGCTGGATATCAGCTGCTTAATAACTTTTTGCAGATTCATAATCTGGCAGTACTGAGCTCGGATGAACTACCAAAAGTAGGCTAG
- the glnA gene encoding type I glutamate--ammonia ligase produces MSNKLLDLIESSNAKWVDFRFTDTRGKEQHISFPASSVDEEVMEDGKMFDGSSIAGWKGIEASDMILRPDPETAFIDPFFDAVTVVVTCDVIEPSTLQGYDRDPRSIARRAEEYLKSTGIGDTAYFGPEPEFFVFDEVKWSVEMSGVSHKIVAEEAAWSTNEDYEWGNMGHRPRVKGAYFPVPPIDSSQDMRAVMCERLEEIIGEGCIEVHHHEVAPCQSEIGVAFNTLVRKADEVQQLKYVVHNVAHQFGKTATFMPKPVVGDNGSGMHVHISISKDGVNTFSGDEYAGLSENALYFIGGIIKHARALNAITNPSTNSYRRLVPHYEAPIKLAYSASNRSASIRIPHVSSPKAVRVEARFPDPAANPYLTFAALLMAGLDGIQNKMHPGEAADKNLYDLPPEEEAQIPTVAENLEIALQALKDDHEFLLKGDVFSEEMLEAYIALKEEEVQRVNVTVHPVEFDLYYSC; encoded by the coding sequence ATGTCGAATAAATTACTAGATCTTATCGAATCCTCTAACGCTAAATGGGTGGATTTTCGCTTTACAGATACCCGCGGTAAAGAGCAGCATATCAGCTTTCCGGCTTCCAGCGTCGACGAAGAGGTTATGGAAGATGGCAAAATGTTCGATGGCTCATCTATCGCAGGCTGGAAAGGTATTGAAGCCTCAGATATGATTTTGCGCCCAGATCCAGAAACCGCTTTTATTGATCCCTTCTTTGATGCTGTTACCGTAGTTGTGACTTGCGACGTCATTGAGCCCTCAACCCTACAAGGCTATGATCGTGACCCACGTTCTATTGCGCGCCGTGCAGAAGAGTACTTAAAATCAACGGGTATCGGTGATACCGCTTATTTTGGCCCTGAGCCAGAGTTTTTTGTCTTCGATGAGGTCAAATGGTCGGTTGAGATGTCAGGGGTTAGCCATAAAATCGTTGCTGAAGAAGCGGCATGGTCAACCAACGAAGATTATGAATGGGGTAACATGGGTCACCGCCCACGGGTCAAAGGCGCCTATTTCCCAGTTCCCCCAATCGATAGCTCACAAGATATGCGTGCGGTTATGTGTGAGCGTTTAGAAGAAATCATCGGCGAAGGCTGTATTGAAGTACATCATCACGAAGTAGCGCCTTGTCAGTCGGAGATTGGCGTCGCATTTAACACCCTAGTACGTAAAGCTGATGAAGTGCAGCAATTGAAATATGTGGTGCACAACGTTGCGCATCAATTCGGCAAAACCGCTACCTTTATGCCAAAGCCCGTCGTTGGCGACAACGGTTCAGGTATGCACGTGCATATCTCAATCTCAAAAGATGGGGTAAATACTTTCTCAGGTGATGAGTATGCTGGTTTATCTGAAAATGCCTTGTATTTCATCGGCGGTATTATCAAACATGCGCGTGCGCTAAATGCGATTACCAATCCGTCAACCAATAGCTACAGACGTTTGGTGCCGCATTATGAAGCGCCGATTAAGCTGGCCTATTCAGCTTCTAACCGTTCAGCTTCTATCCGTATCCCGCATGTGAGTAGCCCTAAGGCAGTGCGTGTTGAAGCACGTTTCCCTGACCCTGCGGCTAACCCATATTTAACTTTTGCCGCTCTACTGATGGCAGGTCTTGATGGTATTCAGAATAAAATGCATCCAGGCGAGGCCGCTGACAAGAACCTATATGATTTGCCACCAGAAGAAGAAGCGCAAATCCCAACGGTTGCTGAAAACTTAGAGATTGCTCTGCAAGCGTTAAAAGACGATCATGAGTTCTTATTAAAAGGTGATGTGTTCTCAGAAGAGATGCTAGAAGCTTATATCGCCTTAAAAGAAGAGGAAGTACAGCGCGTTAACGTTACTGTGCATCCGGTAGAGTTTGATTTGTACTATAGCTGCTAA
- a CDS encoding DUF4124 domain-containing protein, giving the protein MTALSKLNCLKNNRTTMLTGLIIGVISFYIPFHTPMANAAPIYKVIDKNTGQVTFTDKPQTYEQQANKSVSQIGVTTGNATNSSSNSRSNPVNNKNNDNIPSTDSTQATELQSTYQQAVNYQLAITEPSAERAYQRPAQSIVVNVQLSPALQSGDSVHIYLDGEEVARGLNASIATIDMLPGQHSIQALVKNKLGEVINTVERTVYVIQNTTMLQNKKKLAQQLQAYQLLPWHQKMLLKLRQKDSAKPQPALTQ; this is encoded by the coding sequence ATGACTGCATTATCAAAGCTTAATTGTTTAAAAAATAACAGAACGACAATGCTGACAGGTCTGATTATCGGAGTCATCAGCTTTTATATACCCTTTCATACACCTATGGCAAATGCGGCGCCGATTTATAAAGTAATTGATAAAAACACCGGTCAAGTTACCTTTACTGATAAACCGCAAACTTATGAGCAGCAGGCTAATAAAAGTGTCAGTCAGATCGGAGTGACCACTGGTAATGCTACTAACAGCAGCTCAAATAGCCGCTCAAATCCAGTTAATAATAAGAATAATGACAATATCCCGTCCACTGATAGCACTCAAGCTACCGAACTCCAATCAACTTATCAGCAAGCAGTGAACTATCAACTGGCTATTACTGAGCCTAGTGCAGAGCGCGCTTATCAGCGCCCTGCTCAAAGTATTGTAGTCAATGTGCAACTGTCACCTGCCTTGCAAAGCGGAGATAGTGTTCATATTTATTTGGATGGGGAAGAGGTTGCTAGAGGACTGAATGCTTCTATTGCAACTATAGATATGTTGCCGGGGCAGCATAGTATTCAAGCGTTAGTCAAAAATAAGCTAGGAGAAGTAATAAACACTGTAGAACGTACGGTCTATGTGATTCAAAATACGACCATGCTACAGAATAAGAAAAAACTAGCGCAGCAGTTGCAAGCTTATCAGCTGCTCCCTTGGCATCAAAAAATGCTTTTAAAGTTGCGTCAAAAAGATAGTGCTAAACCTCAGCCCGCTCTAACCCAATAA
- a CDS encoding SIMPL domain-containing protein (The SIMPL domain is named for its presence in mouse protein SIMPL (signalling molecule that associates with mouse pelle-like kinase). Bacterial member BP26, from Brucella, was shown to assemble into a channel-like structure, while YggE from E. coli has been associated with resistance to oxidative stress.), whose protein sequence is MNNIKTAAAASGSAFLFTAMMTAMMSSAHAEPTGYDQLSFQTEVKEEVANDEVTASMYKKAQATDAKALATTLNTSINNALSIAKRYPSVTVSTGQQRTYPRYDKNDKIIGWTGQVNIDLKSTDFVATSQLIADLQETLVMENLNFGVSDSKKDALEQKLMTDASRAFQQQAKNLTRAWNAKGYRVVNVSLNTGSNYPRPMYSTMNARAEMADASVPSQSFESGNSTISVTANGTIELAK, encoded by the coding sequence ATGAATAATATTAAAACAGCAGCAGCTGCTTCTGGTTCAGCTTTTTTATTTACCGCTATGATGACAGCTATGATGAGCAGTGCCCATGCTGAGCCCACTGGCTACGATCAACTTAGCTTTCAAACTGAGGTTAAAGAAGAAGTCGCCAATGATGAAGTCACCGCTAGTATGTATAAAAAAGCGCAAGCAACAGACGCGAAAGCCTTAGCCACAACTTTAAATACCTCTATCAATAATGCATTAAGCATAGCCAAACGCTACCCTAGCGTGACTGTCAGTACCGGACAACAACGTACTTATCCACGTTATGATAAAAATGACAAAATAATCGGCTGGACCGGACAGGTCAATATTGACTTAAAGAGCACTGATTTTGTAGCGACCAGCCAGCTCATTGCTGACTTGCAAGAAACCTTAGTTATGGAAAATCTAAACTTTGGGGTTTCTGACAGTAAAAAGGATGCGCTGGAGCAAAAGCTCATGACCGACGCTTCGCGTGCCTTTCAGCAACAAGCCAAGAACCTGACCCGTGCTTGGAATGCTAAAGGTTATCGGGTGGTTAATGTCAGTTTAAATACCGGTAGTAATTATCCACGCCCAATGTACAGTACTATGAATGCAAGAGCTGAGATGGCTGATGCCTCTGTACCGAGTCAAAGCTTTGAATCAGGCAATAGCACTATCTCAGTGACGGCTAATGGCACTATTGAGCTGGCAAAATAA
- a CDS encoding DNA polymerase III subunit psi has protein sequence MSDTQDLLLRQHKKQQRQIQQRQILAMMGIGQWVQPNSPTLAIDEISASIEQALTAQQPTSYQPVDSEPELKDINNQALINNEENSSQFEDAPVDVEDAEVDSVDIASVSIATPANVEQAVEPLLDKVSNKVTAPVINESLEEGADEQDNVSFDKVAPFDLQGARYGDWIVMVDIQALNNDSQKLWQNITQALSLTCETTSFPICVGMDTAELANASLAGYLFKIGRSEDIKVAALTELPEGLTHPNIAQVPSLDEMLADSALKRDLWQQISQ, from the coding sequence ATGAGCGATACTCAAGACCTTCTCTTAAGGCAACATAAAAAACAGCAACGTCAGATCCAGCAGCGTCAAATTTTGGCGATGATGGGGATAGGGCAGTGGGTGCAACCTAACTCGCCGACGCTAGCGATAGATGAGATATCTGCGTCTATAGAGCAAGCGTTAACCGCTCAGCAACCAACCTCTTATCAACCTGTGGATTCTGAGCCTGAGCTTAAAGATATTAATAATCAAGCACTTATTAATAATGAAGAAAATAGTTCTCAGTTTGAGGATGCGCCGGTTGATGTCGAGGATGCAGAAGTAGACAGTGTAGATATTGCAAGTGTATCTATAGCAACACCAGCAAATGTAGAACAAGCCGTTGAGCCCTTGTTAGATAAAGTGTCAAATAAAGTCACAGCGCCTGTTATTAATGAAAGCTTAGAGGAAGGTGCTGATGAGCAAGATAATGTCAGCTTTGATAAAGTCGCGCCGTTTGATTTGCAAGGGGCACGCTACGGCGATTGGATAGTGATGGTTGATATCCAAGCACTTAACAATGACAGTCAAAAACTCTGGCAAAATATTACCCAAGCGTTATCATTAACTTGTGAGACCACTTCATTCCCCATTTGCGTAGGGATGGATACTGCTGAGCTTGCCAACGCCAGCCTTGCCGGCTATCTATTTAAAATAGGTAGAAGTGAAGATATCAAAGTGGCGGCCTTAACGGAACTGCCGGAGGGCTTGACTCATCCTAATATTGCACAGGTACCAAGCTTAGATGAAATGCTTGCCGATAGTGCTCTCAAACGTGACTTGTGGCAACAAATATCTCAATAA
- the serC gene encoding 3-phosphoserine/phosphohydroxythreonine transaminase: MTNATADNNADKKSTPHRLPNFSAGPATIPTAVLQRAQEELLDWQGSGVSVMEMSHRSKDYIAVTEKAEAKLRSLMAIPDNYKVLFLQGGASLQFSAIPLNLLNGGRADYLTTGAWSGKAIKEAQRYAKLGLGEVNLVASGKDSNFTDVPEVSEWNTTLDAAYFHYCANETIHGLQIFEPPQVDVPLVADMSSSILSHPVDVSKFGMIYAGAQKNIGPAGLVIVIIREDLLGKASEWCPLLMNYEHQAEKESMSNTPATYSWYLAGLVFEWLEEQGGVEAIYKINQQKADLLYKTIDDSSFYNNPVAHKYRSIMNVPFTLADSNLDKVFLEESEKAGFLGLKGHRDVGGMRASIYNAVSLDWVQQLVDFMKDFEQKYA, encoded by the coding sequence ATGACCAATGCTACTGCTGATAATAATGCTGACAAGAAGTCTACACCGCATCGTCTACCTAACTTTAGCGCTGGACCGGCAACGATACCCACTGCGGTGCTGCAGCGTGCGCAAGAGGAGTTGCTCGATTGGCAAGGTAGCGGTGTATCAGTGATGGAGATGAGCCATCGTAGTAAAGACTATATAGCGGTGACTGAAAAAGCCGAAGCTAAGCTGCGCTCATTGATGGCTATTCCTGATAATTATAAAGTGCTGTTTTTGCAAGGCGGTGCCAGCCTACAGTTTTCAGCTATTCCATTGAACTTGTTAAATGGCGGGCGTGCTGATTATTTAACGACCGGTGCATGGTCGGGTAAAGCGATCAAAGAAGCGCAGCGTTATGCCAAGCTTGGTTTAGGCGAGGTGAATCTGGTCGCTAGCGGTAAAGACAGTAATTTTACTGATGTGCCAGAGGTAAGCGAGTGGAATACAACTCTAGATGCCGCTTACTTTCACTACTGCGCTAACGAGACTATTCATGGTCTACAAATATTTGAGCCGCCACAAGTCGATGTGCCGCTCGTTGCCGATATGTCATCCTCTATTTTATCGCATCCTGTAGATGTATCGAAGTTTGGCATGATCTATGCTGGTGCGCAAAAAAACATCGGTCCTGCTGGTTTAGTGATTGTCATTATTCGTGAAGACTTATTAGGTAAGGCCAGCGAATGGTGCCCGCTACTGATGAACTACGAGCATCAAGCCGAAAAAGAATCAATGTCGAATACGCCAGCGACCTATTCTTGGTATTTAGCTGGACTGGTATTTGAGTGGTTAGAAGAACAAGGCGGGGTTGAAGCTATTTACAAAATCAATCAGCAAAAGGCAGATTTGCTCTATAAAACCATTGATGATAGCTCTTTTTATAACAATCCAGTGGCGCATAAGTATCGCTCTATCATGAACGTTCCTTTTACTTTAGCCGATAGTAATCTTGATAAAGTGTTCTTAGAAGAATCAGAAAAAGCAGGTTTTTTGGGTCTAAAAGGTCATCGTGATGTCGGCGGCATGCGTGCCAGTATTTATAATGCAGTATCGCTTGATTGGGTACAGCAACTGGTTGACTTTATGAAGGACTTTGAGCAAAAGTACGCTTAA
- a CDS encoding extracellular solute-binding protein → MLKDVFIPAVLLATVISPLSAASAAPIKVEALAHNSTAEYVGAPFMPYANPEAPTGGTLSLDARGTFNSTNKWMTTGVPVIGTDYLYDTLMTGSLNEAFTMYPQLASSVTYDPDDTSWIIYQLNPAARFWDGTPVTSNDVKATFDALLTKGPMYIRSYLGDIKEVQIIDKQQVKFVFNSDDNKEILLTVGQFPVFAKTSIDADFEKISLTPLMGSGPYKLGRIEAGRSVSYVRDPNYWGRDLMVNRGRYNFDMIKFVYYQSDEIAFEGFKSGQYRFRPENKASNWATGYNFPAVKAGLVKKESIANQNPVPMQGLIMNMRRPLFQDIRVRQALSYAYDFEWMNKTLFHNQYERLQSFFHGSELAATGTPSEAEMQILTPLLSELEPLQRQAVLSEWQVPTSDGNGFNRDGLLAARQLLLDAGFYYDDMQLYQPDGKPAQIEMLMTGETMGRVLLPYIRNLKRLGFDAKLRQVDGPQYYERKRSFDYDMTTDIFAQSLSPGAEQAGFWGSSAADEAGNRNSIGIKNAAIDSIVDQLSDASNRQEIILYTKVLDRLLRAGHYLVPLYGKSGTNVAYWDQYRHTEKLPTNAVGIDYWWVDKKAEQRINQYLKQ, encoded by the coding sequence ATGTTAAAAGATGTCTTCATACCAGCCGTTTTACTGGCAACCGTCATCAGCCCGCTATCGGCTGCTAGCGCTGCGCCTATCAAAGTTGAAGCGCTAGCCCATAATAGTACGGCTGAGTATGTTGGCGCACCTTTTATGCCTTACGCCAATCCAGAGGCGCCAACAGGCGGTACGCTGTCCCTAGATGCTCGCGGTACTTTTAATAGCACCAATAAATGGATGACCACTGGTGTGCCGGTGATTGGTACTGATTATCTTTATGACACCTTAATGACGGGCTCATTGAACGAAGCTTTTACCATGTATCCGCAGCTGGCAAGCAGCGTCACTTACGATCCTGATGATACCAGCTGGATTATTTATCAGCTGAATCCTGCAGCACGTTTTTGGGATGGCACACCCGTTACCAGCAATGATGTAAAAGCTACTTTTGATGCCTTATTGACCAAAGGACCGATGTATATTCGTAGCTACCTAGGTGACATCAAAGAGGTGCAAATCATCGATAAGCAGCAAGTAAAATTTGTGTTTAATTCAGATGATAATAAAGAGATTCTGTTAACCGTGGGGCAGTTTCCAGTTTTTGCAAAAACCTCTATAGATGCTGATTTTGAAAAGATTAGTCTCACCCCGCTGATGGGCAGTGGCCCTTATAAGCTCGGGCGTATCGAAGCGGGACGCTCGGTCAGCTACGTGCGCGACCCCAATTATTGGGGACGAGATTTGATGGTTAATCGAGGTCGCTATAACTTCGATATGATTAAGTTCGTTTATTATCAAAGCGATGAGATTGCTTTTGAGGGCTTTAAATCGGGGCAATATCGTTTTCGTCCTGAAAACAAAGCTTCCAACTGGGCAACAGGCTACAATTTTCCAGCAGTAAAAGCAGGACTTGTCAAAAAAGAGTCGATAGCGAATCAAAATCCAGTACCGATGCAAGGGCTGATTATGAATATGCGTCGACCGCTATTTCAAGATATTCGCGTCCGCCAAGCGCTCAGTTACGCTTATGATTTTGAATGGATGAATAAAACCTTATTTCATAATCAGTATGAGCGCCTGCAGAGCTTTTTTCATGGCTCCGAGCTGGCGGCAACGGGCACGCCTTCAGAAGCTGAGATGCAAATACTCACGCCATTACTCTCTGAGCTTGAACCGCTGCAACGTCAAGCGGTGTTAAGTGAATGGCAAGTGCCCACTAGTGATGGTAATGGCTTTAATCGAGATGGTTTGTTGGCGGCTCGGCAGTTATTATTGGACGCCGGATTCTACTATGACGATATGCAGCTTTATCAGCCTGATGGCAAGCCGGCGCAGATTGAGATGCTCATGACCGGCGAGACGATGGGGCGGGTTTTATTGCCTTATATCCGTAATCTAAAACGTTTAGGATTCGATGCCAAATTGCGCCAAGTCGATGGGCCGCAGTATTATGAGCGTAAACGCAGCTTTGATTATGATATGACCACTGATATCTTTGCGCAAAGTCTATCGCCAGGCGCTGAGCAAGCTGGGTTTTGGGGTAGCAGCGCTGCTGATGAAGCGGGCAATCGTAACAGTATAGGTATTAAAAACGCAGCAATCGATAGTATAGTAGATCAGCTTAGTGATGCGTCAAATCGCCAAGAGATTATATTATATACTAAAGTGCTTGATCGCTTGTTACGAGCGGGTCACTACCTAGTACCGTTATATGGCAAATCAGGTACCAATGTGGCCTACTGGGATCAATATCGTCATACTGAAAAACTTCCCACCAATGCGGTTGGTATCGACTACTGGTGGGTGGATAAAAAAGCTGAGCAGCGTATTAACCAATATTTAAAACAATAA